One genomic region from Anguilla rostrata isolate EN2019 chromosome 2, ASM1855537v3, whole genome shotgun sequence encodes:
- the LOC135249324 gene encoding rho GDP-dissociation inhibitor 1-like — protein MAEQEPTPEQLAAIAAENEEEEKVNYRPPAQKSLQEIQELDKNDESLRKYKEALLGAAPVAADPAAPNVVVTRLTLLCETAPGPLVLDLTGDLDSFKKNPFVLKEGVEYRIKISFKVNKEIVSGLKYVQQTFRKGIRIDKTDYMVGSYGPRETEYDFLTTLEEAPKGMLARGTYTIKSKFTDDDKHDHLSWEWDLNIKKDWTD, from the exons atggctgaaCAGGAGCCCACCCCGGAGCAGCTGGCAGCCATCGCGGCTGAgaacgaggaagaggagaaggtgAACTACCGGCCCCCGGCCCAGAAGTCCCTGCAGGAGATCCAGGAGCTGGACAAGAACGACGAGAGCCTCCGGAAGTACAAGGAGGCCCTGCTCGGGGCCGCCCCGGTCGCCGCAG ACCCCGCCGCCCCGAACGTGGTGGTGACGCGCCTGACCCTGCTGTGCGAGACAGCCCCGGGGCCCCTGGTCCTGGACCTGACGG GAGATCTGGACTCTTTCAAAAAGAACCCTTTTGTGCTGAAGGAAGGAGTGGAGTATAGGATAAAGATCAGCTTCAAG GTGAACAAAGAGATCGTCTCGGGGCTGAAGTACGTCCAGCAGACCTTCAGGAAAGGAATAAGGA ttGACAAAACCGATTACATGGTGGGCAGTTACGGGCCGCGGGAAACTGAGTATGACTTCCTGACCACGCTAGAGGAGGCGCCCAAGGGCATGCTCGCCCGGGGCACCTACACCATCAAGTCCAAGTTCACTGACGACGACAAGCACGACCACCTCTCCTGGGAGTGGGACCTCAACATCAAGAAAGACTGGACAGACTGA